The following is a genomic window from Hymenobacter chitinivorans DSM 11115.
ATAATAGCAGGGCCCGGGCGAGCGGTGGTGCGGCGGGAGAAGTAGCAGGTAATGGGTAATGATGTTGCGGCATCTTCGGAGGTAAGGTGGGTCAGCAAAAAGCCCGCTGATAGTTGTCAGCGGGCTTTTGTTTTGATTTAAACCGGGTTGAACTACGAGGCTACGGGCTCGGCCATCATCGTGTTCAGACGCTTGTAGAGCAGGAAGAGAATAACCGAAGCCACCGCCGACAAGCCCACGAAAATCATGAAGAAGTCGTAGAGGCTGGTGATTTGAATGCCCAGGAATGAGGGCCAGTGCGAGGTCAGCTCCAGTTCGGCCAGCTTGGCCGTTACGTCGGCCGTAGCCTGGGAGGTGCCGTTTAGAATGTTGGGCAGGTTGATGCCGGCCTTAGAGGCTTTGGCAAACTCGCCGGGGCCAGGAGGATATAGCCCCGAGAGTACGCCGGCTAACTTGTTACCGGCCGCCGTAGCCAGGAACCACACGGCCATCAGCAGGGAGGCAAAGCGGGCCGGCGCCAGCTTGTTGACCAGGGCCAGACCAATGGGCGACAAGCACAGCTCGGCGAAGGTGTGGACCATGTACATCGTAATCAGCCAGAACATGCTCACCTTGGTGCTGGCATCAACGCCGCGCACCCCGAAGGCAATGATAAGGTAGCCCACGGCCATCAGCATCAGGCTGATGGCCATTTTCAGCGGCGATGAAGGCTCGGTGCCGCGCTTGCCCATCCAGGTCCAGAGGACGGCGAAAATCGGGGCAAATATGATGATGAACAACGCATTGGCCGATTGGAAGTAGGATGCCGGTACGGTGTAAGTACCTAGCTGTCGGTCGGTTTGCTCGTCGGCGAAGAAGGTCAGTGAGGCGCCAGCCTGCTCGAACGTACCCCAGAAGAAGATTACGAAGAAGCTCAGGATGAAAATCACGTAGATTTTCTGCTTTTCACGGGCCGTGAGCGTAGGATCAGTCAGGATGGTAACGGGAGCCACAATCATGGCCGAAAAGACCAGGGCACCAATCCAGTCGCGGTCCATTAGCCAGGCAATGGCGGCGTACACTACCGCAAACAGACCGATGAGCATGGGCAGCTTGCTGGCAAAGCTCTTGGCGGGCTGGGCAATGGTTTCGGTCCGGACGGGAGCATCGGTTTGCACGGGCACCACCGGAGAATCAGCCACGGCCCGCTCGGGCTTGGCTCCCAGTGCAGCACCGTCGGCTGTTACCACATACTTGTTTTTCAGCAGCTCAAATGTGAGGCTACCGATCAGCATGCCGAAACCGGCGGCCAGGAAGCCCCACTTAAAGTCGGCCGGGTTGCCGGTGTCGCCGAGCGTGCCGCAAACCAGGGGCGAGAAAAACGCGCCCAGGTTGATACCCATGTAGAAAATGGTGTAGGCCGCGTCAATGCGGGAGTCGCCCTTGGGATACAGCGAGCCGACCATCGAGGAGATGTTAGGCTTGAAGAAGCCGTTACCGAAAATCAGGCAGCCCAGGCCCAGGAAAAACAGCAGCAGTTGGGAAGAAGGCACGGCCGTTTGCCCGGCTTGGAACATGGAAGCGCTGAAAAACAGGCAGAACTGACCCGCGGCCATCAGCAAGCCCCCAAAGAGGATGGAGCGGCGGTTGCCCCAGTACCGGTCGGCGACGTAGCCGCCCAGCAGCGGCGTGAGGTACACAAGGCTGGTATAGTTGCCGTAAATGAGCGACGACATCTCCTTGTTCATTAGGAGAGCTTTGATCATGTACAACGACAAGAGGGCGCGCATGCCGTAGTAGCTAAAACGCTCCCACATTTCGGTAGCGAAGAGCACGTACAGGCCCTTGGGATGACCAGTCGACGCGGGCACGGTAGGTTGCTCGCGTACGGCGGAGGCTGTTTGCATGAAGGGGAAATAAAGGTGAAGAAAGTGAGAAAGGACCGCTGGCAGTAACCTAACGGGTGTTTGTAAAGCTACAAAACTTTCGCAATTGGTAACCGCAGTGGCTTTTTTCCGTTGACTTCCCTGAACTGTAGCGAATTTTCGCTAAATTTTATCAAAAACTAACAGGCGTAAGTCTCTGTATCAGTTTTTTGTCTACTTTTGTCCTGCAATTCCCCCATCTCCCACCCACTTTTATCCCGTTTCCGGCCCCATGATGGACACTGCCGCTACCACCTCTCTCCGCAATCGTTTGCAGCCACTAGGGTTCTCCCAAACCAGTGGTGAAGTGCACCTCAACCTGACGCCTGCTGAGCTTGTTGAGCACGCGCTTCGCCGCGGCGAAGGTACGCTCACCGACAATGGGGCCCTGATGGCCGACACCGGTAAATTCACCGGCCGCTCGCCCAAGGACCGTTTCGTCGTGAAAGACGCCAACACGGCTGATTCCGTATGGTGGGGCGACATTAACATTCCCTTCGACGCCGACAAGTTTGACCAGCTCCACGCCAAGATGGTGGCTTACCTGGCCGATAAGGAGCTGTACGTGCGGGAGGCCTACGCCGGCGCCAACCCCGACTACCAGCTCAAGCTTCGCGTGGTAAATGAGCTGGCCTGGCATAACCTGTTTTGCTACAACATGTTCCTGCGCCCCGAAGAAGGTGCGGACACCTCGTGGCTGCCCGACTTTACCATCATCTGCGCCCCCGGCTTCGAGGCCGACCCCGCCGTGGATGGCACCCGTCAGGCTAACTTCGCCATTCTGAACTTCACCAAGAAGATGATTCTGATTGGCGGCACGGGCTACGCCGGCGAGATGAAAAAAGGCATTTTCGGCGTGCTGAACTACCTGCTGCCCCACGAGCAAAACACGCTGAGCATGCACTGCTCGGCCAACGTGGGTAAGGACGGTGACACGGCCGTATTCTTCGGCCTCTCGGGAACGGGCAAAACGACGCTGTCGGCCGACCCGAACCGCGGCTTGATCGGCGACGACGAGCATGGCTGGACGCCCGACGCGGGCATTTTCAACTTCGAAGGCGGCTGCTACGCCAAGGTTATCGACCTGAGCCGGGAAAAGGAGCCCCAGATCTGGGACGCCATTAAGTTTGGCTCTATCGTGGAGAATACGCGCTTTATCCCCGGCACCCACACCGTGGACTATGCCAACAAGAGCGTGACGGAGAATACGCGCACGGCCTACCCCATCAGCTACATCGACAACGCCATTGAGCCCTCGGTAGCGGATGCGCCCAAGAACATCTTCTTCCTGACGGCCGATGCCTTCGGCGTGCTGCCTCCCATCAGCAAGCTCGACAAGAGCCATGCCATGTACCACTTTATGAGCGGCTATACGGCCAAGGTGGCAGGCACCGAAATGGGCGTTACCGAGCCCCAGACGACTTTCTCGGCCTGCTTCGGCGCCGTATTCCTGCCCCTGCACCCCACTAAGTACGCCGAGATGCTGGGCCAGAAAATGGACGAGAACCCCGACGTGAATGTGTGGCTGATCAACACGGGCTGGACCGGCGGCTCCTACGGCGTAGGCTCGCGCATGAAGCTGGGCTACACCCGGGCCATGATTACGGCCGCCCTGAACGGGGAGCTCCACGACGTGACGTTCACCAAGCACCCCATCTTCGGCATAGAGGTGCCCGCCGCCGTGCCCGGCGTGCCCGCCGACATCCTGGATCCGCGCAACACCTGGTCGGACAAGGAAGCCTACGACAAAACCGCCGCGGCCCTGGCCGATAAGTTTGTCAACAACTTCCAGAAGTACGCCGACTTCGCTAACGAGGAAATCCTGGCCGGCGCTCCCAAAGTAGCCGAGGTAGCGGCCTAAGCAGCCGTACAACCCAAACGAAAAGCCCCGCTGGCAGCTGCCGGCGGGGCTTTCCGTTTGTTGTCCACTAAGCAATGCTGGGCTTTATTCAACCCACTGGGCGCTGTGCGACTCCTGTAGATTAGCCGCGTCAGCGCTGCCGTCGGTACCATTTCTGGATTTGCGGACCAGGGCCGCTACGCCCAGGCCCACGGCCCCGGCTACGGCCGCCGTGACGAGCGGATGCATAGAAGCGGTGGTATAGAGGCTCGTCTCCCGGGTGTGGCCGGGGTAGTTGCCCCGCTCTTCGAGGCGGCCGGCAGCGTGGTCGAGGCCATTCTGGTTACGGGGGCGCGGGGCGTAATCGGCTTTTTCCTGCTTGGCAAACACGTTTTCCATGAACTTGTCGAGTAGGCGGGGCGCGAAGGTGGCCATGCTGGTAATCATCTTGCCGCCGCCGCCGACGGTAATTTCCCGCTCGGGCACCTCGCAGCAGTGCAGAATGGCGCGGGCTACGGTTTCGGGAGCATAGGCGGGCGGGGCGTGCTGGGCTTCGCGCTCCATGTAGTTTTTGGCGTGCAGCGGATAGGGCGTATCAATGGCGGCAGGCTTGATGAGGGTTACGGTTATTGGGGCCTCGTCCAGTTCCAGCTCCATGCGCAGGCCGTCGGTAAAGCCTTTCACGGCGTGCTTGCTGGCCGAATAGATGGTTTGCAGGATGGCCGTGCTTTCCGACAGAATGCTGCCCAGGTTGATGATGGTGCCGCCGCGCTGTTTGAGGTGCTTCACAGCTTCCAACGAGCCATAAATCAGGCCCCAGACGTTGGTATCGAACAGCTTACGCATGTCTTCCACCGGAATATCCTCCAGCTTGCCGTAGATGGACACACCTGCGTCGTTGATCCAGGTGTCGAAGCCACCGAACTCGGCCTGGGCCACCTGGGCCACCCGGCGCACGTCGTCCTGGTTGCTCACGTCGGCCACGACGTAGGTAGCGTGGCCGCCTTGGTCATTGATTTCGTCGCAGAGCTGGCGCAGGGCATTTTCACTACGGGCGGCCAGCACCAGCTTAGCCCCTTTCTCGGCCGCCATGCGGGCCGTAACCAGACCAATGCCGGAGGAAGCGCCGGTAATGACAATCGTTTGAGCGGATAGTTTTTTGGGTTTGTGTTTCATAGAAGTAGGAAATCGGGTTGTACAGCTTACTTGTACGACCTGCACCGAGCTTGGATGCCGAAAATATCCGGCTGGCTCGTTGGCCCAACCTCGTTATTGCATCGGCCATTCTTCCTCAGCCCCGGAAATCCTACTTTTGCGCCATGCCCCACACCTTCTACGCCCCCGACCTCAGCGGCCCGACCTACACCCTGCCCGAAGACGAAAGCAAGCACGCCGTGCGCGTGCTGCGCCTGGGCCCCGGCGACGCTGTGGAGTTGGTGAACGGGCGCGGCGGGATATACCAGGCCGCCGTAGCCGACGCCAACCCCAAGCGCTGCCAGCTGCGCGTGACCGGGGAGCAGCAGGTGGCGCGCCGCGCGTATTTCGTGCACGTGGCCGTGGCGCCCACCAAAAACCTGGACCGGATGGAGTGGCTGGTGGAAAAAGCCGTGGAAGTGGGCATCGACCGGCTGACGTTCCTGCGCTGTGCCCGTTCGGAGCGACGGGAGCTAAAGCTGGACCGGCTGGAGAAAATTGCCGTCAGTGCCCTCAAGCAGTCGGGCCAGGCCTGGCTGCCCCAGCTTGATGAGCTGACCGACTTGGCCGCCTTTCTGCCCACGGCAGCACCCGAAACTACGTTTATTGCCCACCTCGAAGAAGGCGAGCGGACGGCCCTATCCCAAGTAGCCGCGGCGGGCCACGGCTGCTGCGTGCTCATCGGGCCCGAAGGCGACTTTACGCCCCAGGAAATCGAAGCGGCCCAGGCCCGCGGCATCCGGCCCGTGACGCTGGGTGCTTCACGGCTGCGCACCGAAACGGCGGCCCTGGCGGCCGTGTTTACGGCCCACCTGGCCCGGGAATAGCCCGCTCGCGCTTTACTCTTCCGCTGTTTCCTGCAGCGCCGAGCAGTCGGCCTGGGTATCCTGCTGCTCGGCCAGCTGGGCGGCTTTCTTGGCCAGCTTTTTCTTGCGCCAGGGCGCGTCCTGCTCCCAGTCGCCGGCCATGATGCAGCCGTAGGGCCGGATTTCGTCGATGGTGGTGGCCAGGTTGAACTCCTGAATCTGCCGCTGTACTTGCTCAGCGTCCTTGTAGGCGCTGGGCAGCTCAGAAATATCAATCTGGTTGAAGTAGAAGCGGGCGTCGATGCCCTGGGTTTCGGCGGCAAACAGCTCCTCCTTGGTTTGCCCGATCTTGCTGTACTTGTGGCGGGTGCGGCTCAGGTTGCGGCCGGCACCGTGGGGCGCGAAGCCGAGGTTATTGCCGGTGGTAGTGCCTTCCACAATCAGGATGGGCTGGGCCATATTGAGCGGAATGATGCGCGGGCCGGTGATGTCGGGCATGAATTTCGGGTCGAGCGGCGTGGCGCCCTTGGCGTGGTAGTACAGGTCTGCGTCGCGAAACACGAAGTTGTGCTCGTTCCAGAACCGCTGCTGCACGGCCACGCCCAGCCGGGCGGACAGGGCGTCGTGCAAGCACAGGTGGTTTTGCTTGGTCCACTTCCGGATGGTTTGCAGGGCGGCCCAGTACTGCTCGCCTTCCGGCGAGTCGCTGGGAATCCAGGCGTTGGGCGGGTCGGTGGCGGGCGAAAGGGCCTGCCGGAACCGCTCGGCCACTTTCATGCCCTGGGTGTAGAGGGCCGCGCCGGGGCCCCGGGAGCCGTGGTGGGTCACGAGCACCGTGTCGCCGGTATTGCGCGAGATGCCCACGTAGAGGAAGTGGTTGCCGTCGCCCTGGGTACCCAGATGCTCGTGGGCAAACTTGAGGCTGCGCGGCGATTTCAGAAACGGATTGGCTTGAAACTCGGCCTCAATATCGGCGGGCAGGGTAAACTGCTGACCCTCGGGCCGGCCGCCGGGGCCGAAGTGGGTAATCTGCTGGGCCGCGTCGAGCACGGTTTTGGGGTCAGTTTTGCCCAGGTTGGTCAGCATCACTGAGCAGCAGATATCGGCGCTGTGCATGCCGGGGTGAATGGCATTGCGGGCCACCACGATGCCGCCCACCGGAATCGTACCCAGCGGGCCGGCCGGGCAGGCATCGGGCATAATAGCGCCGGCTACCACCGTGGGCGTGCGCATGAGCAGCTGCATCGACTGGCGCACGTAGTCGATGTTGGCCTGCTCCACGGCCGAGTCGGCGCTGATGTTCTCGTGAAACGGCACGGGCTGGGCCAGCAGCGGAATTTCCGGGGCGGGCTTCACCGTATCGAGGTAGGCATGCAGGGCGTCGCCGGTCAGGCCGTGGGCGTTGATGTGCTCCAGGGCGTCTTTAAACCACTTCCCAGGCTTCAAGCCCAGGTCTAATAAGTCTTTGCCGGTAATCATGTAGGTAGTCAGTTAACAAGAATAGAGCCTTGGGCCAGGGCCGCGGTAGCCGGCAAGAAACGACTTTTTAGGAGGCGAAGCGCCGCGCGAATAGCTTCGGCAACGAATTAAAACCACCGCTGCTGATAATAACCCACGAATTCCCGGCCCAGCGAATACAGGTCCCGCAGCTCGAAGTAGCGGGGGCTCACGCTGCTGATACGGGGGAAGCCGGCCTTGCGGAACAGCATCTTGGTCCGGCTCAGGTGGTAGTATTGCGACACGGCAATCAGGCTCCGAAAGCCCAGGCTGTCCTGCAGGTGCAGGGTATTGCGCACGGTCAACTCGGTGGTGTTACCCTTATTATCCACGACAATGAGCGAATCGGGCACTCCTTGCTGCCGCAGATACTCCCGCATCTTGCTGCCCTCGTAGAAGCCTTCCTTGCCCAGGCCGCCGCTGACCAGCAGCCGACGGACCCGTCCGGTTTGGTAGAGGCGCAGGCCACAATCCAGCCGTTGCCGCAGCCGCTCTGAGAGGCTGCCGTCGGGGTTGACCGTATTGCCCAGCACCACGGCCACGTCGGCCCGCTCTCCGGTATCAGTCAGGCCGTCAGTTACTACAAACCCGGTGTGCAGAAGGCCCCAAGTGGCCAATAGGGCCAGCGTATAGTACACCAGACGGCGGATTTTCATGCTTCACAGTGGATAATTGCGGCAACTTCGCGAATCAGTAGCGGTCCGCCAACTACATGGGCCTGGACCGGCCCTAACGGCCGCAATGTGGCCCCGGCGCTGAACTTTGCCACCCTGGTGTTACTTTGTAGTCTATTGGGCATTCCCTGCTCCCGTTTGCTATGCTGAAAAATCTGCTGCTTTCCTTTCTGCTCCTTGTTTCGCTCACGGCCGCCGCGCCGGTAGCGCCCAGCTTCCGCATTGCCAAGCTGCACTACGGCGGCGGGGGCGACTGGTACGCCAACAAAACCAGCCTGCCCAACCTGATCCGCTTCTGCAACCAGGCCCTGCGCACCAACATTGCCCCCGACGAGGCCACCGTGGAGCTCGATTCGCCGGAGCTCTTCACTTACCCCTTCGTGCACATGACCGGCCACGGCAACGTGTCGTTTACCGAAGCCGAGGCCAAGAACCTGCGCCGCTACCTCACCGGCGGC
Proteins encoded in this region:
- a CDS encoding peptide MFS transporter, whose protein sequence is MQTASAVREQPTVPASTGHPKGLYVLFATEMWERFSYYGMRALLSLYMIKALLMNKEMSSLIYGNYTSLVYLTPLLGGYVADRYWGNRRSILFGGLLMAAGQFCLFFSASMFQAGQTAVPSSQLLLFFLGLGCLIFGNGFFKPNISSMVGSLYPKGDSRIDAAYTIFYMGINLGAFFSPLVCGTLGDTGNPADFKWGFLAAGFGMLIGSLTFELLKNKYVVTADGAALGAKPERAVADSPVVPVQTDAPVRTETIAQPAKSFASKLPMLIGLFAVVYAAIAWLMDRDWIGALVFSAMIVAPVTILTDPTLTAREKQKIYVIFILSFFVIFFWGTFEQAGASLTFFADEQTDRQLGTYTVPASYFQSANALFIIIFAPIFAVLWTWMGKRGTEPSSPLKMAISLMLMAVGYLIIAFGVRGVDASTKVSMFWLITMYMVHTFAELCLSPIGLALVNKLAPARFASLLMAVWFLATAAGNKLAGVLSGLYPPGPGEFAKASKAGINLPNILNGTSQATADVTAKLAELELTSHWPSFLGIQITSLYDFFMIFVGLSAVASVILFLLYKRLNTMMAEPVAS
- the pckA gene encoding phosphoenolpyruvate carboxykinase (ATP); its protein translation is MDTAATTSLRNRLQPLGFSQTSGEVHLNLTPAELVEHALRRGEGTLTDNGALMADTGKFTGRSPKDRFVVKDANTADSVWWGDINIPFDADKFDQLHAKMVAYLADKELYVREAYAGANPDYQLKLRVVNELAWHNLFCYNMFLRPEEGADTSWLPDFTIICAPGFEADPAVDGTRQANFAILNFTKKMILIGGTGYAGEMKKGIFGVLNYLLPHEQNTLSMHCSANVGKDGDTAVFFGLSGTGKTTLSADPNRGLIGDDEHGWTPDAGIFNFEGGCYAKVIDLSREKEPQIWDAIKFGSIVENTRFIPGTHTVDYANKSVTENTRTAYPISYIDNAIEPSVADAPKNIFFLTADAFGVLPPISKLDKSHAMYHFMSGYTAKVAGTEMGVTEPQTTFSACFGAVFLPLHPTKYAEMLGQKMDENPDVNVWLINTGWTGGSYGVGSRMKLGYTRAMITAALNGELHDVTFTKHPIFGIEVPAAVPGVPADILDPRNTWSDKEAYDKTAAALADKFVNNFQKYADFANEEILAGAPKVAEVAA
- a CDS encoding SDR family oxidoreductase, yielding MKHKPKKLSAQTIVITGASSGIGLVTARMAAEKGAKLVLAARSENALRQLCDEINDQGGHATYVVADVSNQDDVRRVAQVAQAEFGGFDTWINDAGVSIYGKLEDIPVEDMRKLFDTNVWGLIYGSLEAVKHLKQRGGTIINLGSILSESTAILQTIYSASKHAVKGFTDGLRMELELDEAPITVTLIKPAAIDTPYPLHAKNYMEREAQHAPPAYAPETVARAILHCCEVPEREITVGGGGKMITSMATFAPRLLDKFMENVFAKQEKADYAPRPRNQNGLDHAAGRLEERGNYPGHTRETSLYTTASMHPLVTAAVAGAVGLGVAALVRKSRNGTDGSADAANLQESHSAQWVE
- a CDS encoding 16S rRNA (uracil(1498)-N(3))-methyltransferase, which translates into the protein MPHTFYAPDLSGPTYTLPEDESKHAVRVLRLGPGDAVELVNGRGGIYQAAVADANPKRCQLRVTGEQQVARRAYFVHVAVAPTKNLDRMEWLVEKAVEVGIDRLTFLRCARSERRELKLDRLEKIAVSALKQSGQAWLPQLDELTDLAAFLPTAAPETTFIAHLEEGERTALSQVAAAGHGCCVLIGPEGDFTPQEIEAAQARGIRPVTLGASRLRTETAALAAVFTAHLARE
- a CDS encoding RtcB family protein — translated: MITGKDLLDLGLKPGKWFKDALEHINAHGLTGDALHAYLDTVKPAPEIPLLAQPVPFHENISADSAVEQANIDYVRQSMQLLMRTPTVVAGAIMPDACPAGPLGTIPVGGIVVARNAIHPGMHSADICCSVMLTNLGKTDPKTVLDAAQQITHFGPGGRPEGQQFTLPADIEAEFQANPFLKSPRSLKFAHEHLGTQGDGNHFLYVGISRNTGDTVLVTHHGSRGPGAALYTQGMKVAERFRQALSPATDPPNAWIPSDSPEGEQYWAALQTIRKWTKQNHLCLHDALSARLGVAVQQRFWNEHNFVFRDADLYYHAKGATPLDPKFMPDITGPRIIPLNMAQPILIVEGTTTGNNLGFAPHGAGRNLSRTRHKYSKIGQTKEELFAAETQGIDARFYFNQIDISELPSAYKDAEQVQRQIQEFNLATTIDEIRPYGCIMAGDWEQDAPWRKKKLAKKAAQLAEQQDTQADCSALQETAEE
- a CDS encoding YdcF family protein, producing the protein MKIRRLVYYTLALLATWGLLHTGFVVTDGLTDTGERADVAVVLGNTVNPDGSLSERLRQRLDCGLRLYQTGRVRRLLVSGGLGKEGFYEGSKMREYLRQQGVPDSLIVVDNKGNTTELTVRNTLHLQDSLGFRSLIAVSQYYHLSRTKMLFRKAGFPRISSVSPRYFELRDLYSLGREFVGYYQQRWF